From the genome of Perca flavescens isolate YP-PL-M2 chromosome 1, PFLA_1.0, whole genome shotgun sequence, one region includes:
- the spata17 gene encoding spermatogenesis-associated protein 17 isoform X1 — protein MAELLKIKSEVEEFKKEYFYRNRYFSHDQAEENRQREYQAANRIQSWFRACKVRAYLSHLHKKAIIIQRIWRGFTARARFRQMVKAAYFIMKMNFYEEMAIRIQRRWRGFFVRKYIHNYYARKSYLEGLSRKNELVRMELAELELLQKRERDCVEMVKEQTAKVYQAHRLHHLLSTKQCPGVFNSPFRPAPHEMELLLRQVKYQAPARLDSRGRACLMGMLGPTAPSFPRTLGSQWIKTTGTCCSSKPILPPISSKKQQGLFREPGEVWEQRMLCPDLTLRLQTSYTHLEEAQNQLRHKYIRLPTGKLGTGSMLHHLSHSSNSFTQPTYTKSFR, from the exons ATGGCGGAGCTgctgaaaataaaaagtgaagTTGAAGAATTCAAAAAGGAATACTTCTACAGAAACAGGTATTTTTCACATGA CCAAGCTGAGGAGAACCGACAGAGGGAATACCAGGCCGCCAACCGGATTCAGAGCTGGTTCAGAGCCTGCAAAGTGCGGGCTTACCTCAG ccatctGCACAAGAAGGCAATCATTATACAGAGGATATGGCGGGGCTTCACAGCAAGGGCACGTTTCAGACAAATGGTGAAG GCGGCATATTTTATCATGAAGATGAATTTCTACGAGGAGATGGCGATCAGG ATCCAGCGGAGATGGAGAGGATTCTTTGTGAGGAAGTATATTCATAACTACTACGCACGCAAGAGCTATCTGGAAGGACTTTCTAGGAAAAATGAACTtgtcag GATGGAGCTGGCAGAACTTGAGTTActacagaagagagagagagactgtgtggaGATGGTAAAAGAGCAGACAGCCAAGGTCTACCAAGCACACCGGTTACACCACCTCCTCAGCACCAAGCAG TGTCCAGGGGTCTTCAACTCTCCATTTAGGCCAGCCCCCCATGAGATGGAACTACTGCTGAGGCAGGTCAAGTACCAGGCCCCCGCCAGGCTGGACTCCAGGGGCAGGGCTTGTCTCATGGGCATGCTTGGCCCAACAGCCCCCAGTTTCCCTAGGACTCTTGGATCCCAATGGATTAAAACCACTGGAACCTGCTGCTCCTCCAAACCCATACTACCCCCCATTTCCAGCAAGAAACAGCAG GGTCTGTTCCGAGAGCCAGGGGAAGTGTGGGAGCAGCGCATGCTTTGTCCTGACCTGACGTTACGTCTACAGACCTCTTACACACACCTGGAGGAGGCCCAGAATCAGCTTCGACACAAGTATATAAGACTCCCCACTGGCAAACT AGGAACAGGAAGTATGCTCCACCATCTGAGCCACAGCAGCAATTCCTTTACTCAGCCAACCTACACCAAGAGCTTTAGATAG
- the spata17 gene encoding spermatogenesis-associated protein 17 isoform X2, with the protein MAELLKIKSEVEEFKKEYFYRNSQAEENRQREYQAANRIQSWFRACKVRAYLSHLHKKAIIIQRIWRGFTARARFRQMVKAAYFIMKMNFYEEMAIRIQRRWRGFFVRKYIHNYYARKSYLEGLSRKNELVRMELAELELLQKRERDCVEMVKEQTAKVYQAHRLHHLLSTKQCPGVFNSPFRPAPHEMELLLRQVKYQAPARLDSRGRACLMGMLGPTAPSFPRTLGSQWIKTTGTCCSSKPILPPISSKKQQGLFREPGEVWEQRMLCPDLTLRLQTSYTHLEEAQNQLRHKYIRLPTGKLGTGSMLHHLSHSSNSFTQPTYTKSFR; encoded by the exons ATGGCGGAGCTgctgaaaataaaaagtgaagTTGAAGAATTCAAAAAGGAATACTTCTACAGAAACAG CCAAGCTGAGGAGAACCGACAGAGGGAATACCAGGCCGCCAACCGGATTCAGAGCTGGTTCAGAGCCTGCAAAGTGCGGGCTTACCTCAG ccatctGCACAAGAAGGCAATCATTATACAGAGGATATGGCGGGGCTTCACAGCAAGGGCACGTTTCAGACAAATGGTGAAG GCGGCATATTTTATCATGAAGATGAATTTCTACGAGGAGATGGCGATCAGG ATCCAGCGGAGATGGAGAGGATTCTTTGTGAGGAAGTATATTCATAACTACTACGCACGCAAGAGCTATCTGGAAGGACTTTCTAGGAAAAATGAACTtgtcag GATGGAGCTGGCAGAACTTGAGTTActacagaagagagagagagactgtgtggaGATGGTAAAAGAGCAGACAGCCAAGGTCTACCAAGCACACCGGTTACACCACCTCCTCAGCACCAAGCAG TGTCCAGGGGTCTTCAACTCTCCATTTAGGCCAGCCCCCCATGAGATGGAACTACTGCTGAGGCAGGTCAAGTACCAGGCCCCCGCCAGGCTGGACTCCAGGGGCAGGGCTTGTCTCATGGGCATGCTTGGCCCAACAGCCCCCAGTTTCCCTAGGACTCTTGGATCCCAATGGATTAAAACCACTGGAACCTGCTGCTCCTCCAAACCCATACTACCCCCCATTTCCAGCAAGAAACAGCAG GGTCTGTTCCGAGAGCCAGGGGAAGTGTGGGAGCAGCGCATGCTTTGTCCTGACCTGACGTTACGTCTACAGACCTCTTACACACACCTGGAGGAGGCCCAGAATCAGCTTCGACACAAGTATATAAGACTCCCCACTGGCAAACT AGGAACAGGAAGTATGCTCCACCATCTGAGCCACAGCAGCAATTCCTTTACTCAGCCAACCTACACCAAGAGCTTTAGATAG
- the spata17 gene encoding spermatogenesis-associated protein 17 isoform X3, whose protein sequence is MAELLKIKSEVEEFKKEYFYRNRYFSHDQAEENRQREYQAANRIQSWFRACKVRAYLSHLHKKAIIIQRIWRGFTARARFRQMVKAAYFIMKMNFYEEMAIRIQRRWRGFFVRKYIHNYYARKSYLEGLSRKNELVRMELAELELLQKRERDCVEMVKEQTAKVYQAHRLHHLLSTKQCPGVFNSPFRPAPHEMELLLRQVKYQAPARLDSRGRACLMGMLGPTAPSFPRTLGSQWIKTTGTCCSSKPILPPISSKKQQGLFREPGEVWEQRMLCPDLTLRLQTSYTHLEEAQNQLRHKGTGSMLHHLSHSSNSFTQPTYTKSFR, encoded by the exons ATGGCGGAGCTgctgaaaataaaaagtgaagTTGAAGAATTCAAAAAGGAATACTTCTACAGAAACAGGTATTTTTCACATGA CCAAGCTGAGGAGAACCGACAGAGGGAATACCAGGCCGCCAACCGGATTCAGAGCTGGTTCAGAGCCTGCAAAGTGCGGGCTTACCTCAG ccatctGCACAAGAAGGCAATCATTATACAGAGGATATGGCGGGGCTTCACAGCAAGGGCACGTTTCAGACAAATGGTGAAG GCGGCATATTTTATCATGAAGATGAATTTCTACGAGGAGATGGCGATCAGG ATCCAGCGGAGATGGAGAGGATTCTTTGTGAGGAAGTATATTCATAACTACTACGCACGCAAGAGCTATCTGGAAGGACTTTCTAGGAAAAATGAACTtgtcag GATGGAGCTGGCAGAACTTGAGTTActacagaagagagagagagactgtgtggaGATGGTAAAAGAGCAGACAGCCAAGGTCTACCAAGCACACCGGTTACACCACCTCCTCAGCACCAAGCAG TGTCCAGGGGTCTTCAACTCTCCATTTAGGCCAGCCCCCCATGAGATGGAACTACTGCTGAGGCAGGTCAAGTACCAGGCCCCCGCCAGGCTGGACTCCAGGGGCAGGGCTTGTCTCATGGGCATGCTTGGCCCAACAGCCCCCAGTTTCCCTAGGACTCTTGGATCCCAATGGATTAAAACCACTGGAACCTGCTGCTCCTCCAAACCCATACTACCCCCCATTTCCAGCAAGAAACAGCAG GGTCTGTTCCGAGAGCCAGGGGAAGTGTGGGAGCAGCGCATGCTTTGTCCTGACCTGACGTTACGTCTACAGACCTCTTACACACACCTGGAGGAGGCCCAGAATCAGCTTCGACACAA AGGAACAGGAAGTATGCTCCACCATCTGAGCCACAGCAGCAATTCCTTTACTCAGCCAACCTACACCAAGAGCTTTAGATAG